From the genome of Bombus vancouverensis nearcticus chromosome 4, iyBomVanc1_principal, whole genome shotgun sequence:
CGCCTTTCATGGTTATTAAATATTACCTTAGATATACGCACTATTTGTGTCTTCCTAGCTCCATTATTTTCTAGTTTGACAACAAttattacttacttacttaccaAAGAACTGAAGGtaaaaatatattcaatatatatgtagtattttTAGTATAATAAACCAAAAATACATTACTTCATGTATGATTTTAAGGATTCTGCATCAGGATTGTTTGCTGCAGCTATGATAGCAATTGTACCTGGTTATATATCACGATCAGTGGCAGGATCTTATGATAATGAAGGCATAGCTATTTTTTGTATGTTATTTACATATTACATGTGGATCAAAGCAGTTAAAACTGGAGCAATTTGTTGGGCAACATGTGCTGCTCTTGCATATTTTTATATGGTGTCTTCTTGGGGTGGCTATGTATTCCTAATTAATCTAATTCCTTTACATGTATTAACTTTAATGGTGACTGGCAGGTTTTCTCATAGAATATACATTGCATACAGTATTGTATATTGTTTAGGAACAATTTTATCTATGCAAATATCTTTTGTTGGTTTTCAACCTGTTCAGAGCTCTGAACACATGCTtgtaagtataaaatatagtatctCTGTTTTGTAGAAAATACTCTCTAcacaaaattaatttatattttgtacaggCATTGGGAGTTTTTGGACTTTGCCAGATTCACGCTTTAGTTGATTATCTGCGTAGTAAAATGTCACAAGATGACTTCGAAGTATTATTCCGTGGTCTTGTTATTTCTGTAGTTACTATTTCATTTGTATTAGGTGTTATCTTAACTATTACAGGTATATACAATAAtgataatatatttctttagattataaagaacatttattaattttttatcatCCTAAATTGAAAGGAAAAATATCTCCATGGACTGGTCGCTTTTATTCTCTTTTGGACCCGTCCTATGCAAAGAATCACATACCGATAATTGCGTCTGTTTCGGAACATCAACCAACATCATGGAGCTCTTTTTACTTTGATCTTCAGATTTTAGTATTTCTATTTCCCTCGGGTCTATACTTCTGTTTTTCTAAGTTAACagattcaaatattttcctcaTCTTGTATGGAGTTACAAGTCTATACTTTGCTGTGAgtaaaaagttttcattaaaaattcgttaaaaattgatgTCGAAAATTCGAACAAGcacttaaattttaaactatacaGGGTGTAATGGTTCGATTAATGTTGGTTTTGGCTCCAGTAATGTGTATTTTGGGTGGCATCGGAGCTTCCTCTTTACTCATCACTTATATGAAACAAGTAGAAAGAGGAAAAGTTACAGATAAAAAGTCGAAAAAGTTTGAAAGTAATTATATACTCAGAAGTGAGGTAATTACAATGAACATCTTTTCTTAACTTTCattttttacgaaattttaT
Proteins encoded in this window:
- the Stt3A gene encoding catalytic subunit 3A of the oligosaccharyltransferase complex, with product MVTLMKTRGLRMSAQKQETLLKLTVLSLAAILSFATRLFSVLRFESVIHEFDPYFNYRTTKYLAENGFYSFHNWFDDRVWYPLGRIIGGTIYPGLMITSAALYRLSWLLNITLDIRTICVFLAPLFSSLTTIITYLLTKELKDSASGLFAAAMIAIVPGYISRSVAGSYDNEGIAIFCMLFTYYMWIKAVKTGAICWATCAALAYFYMVSSWGGYVFLINLIPLHVLTLMVTGRFSHRIYIAYSIVYCLGTILSMQISFVGFQPVQSSEHMLALGVFGLCQIHALVDYLRSKMSQDDFEVLFRGLVISVVTISFVLGVILTITGKISPWTGRFYSLLDPSYAKNHIPIIASVSEHQPTSWSSFYFDLQILVFLFPSGLYFCFSKLTDSNIFLILYGVTSLYFAGVMVRLMLVLAPVMCILGGIGASSLLITYMKQVERGKVTDKKSKKFESNYILRSEIATLFITVMCILFFSYTIHCTWVTAEAYSSPSIVLSARSPDGGRMIFDDFREAYYWLRMNTPENAKVMSWWDYGYQITAMANRTILVDNNTWNNTHISRVGQAMASSEEKAYEIMRELDVNYVLVIFGGLTGYSSDDINKFLWMVRIGGSTEKGKSITEWDYYNSAGEFRVDKEGSPILLNCLMYKMCYYRFGQVYTEGGKPSGYDRVRNMEIGNKDFELDMLEEAYTTEHWLVRIYKVKDLRNRGI